The Clostridia bacterium DNA segment TTAGTTCCTGAAGAGAAGCATAACTTCTTCCTTGAACAAAAAGGGGATCTATTTCTTCTTCCTCAATATAAACCTTTCCTTTTTCGGCATCTAATCTAAATTGTAAATCACAGGCTAAAGCAAATATACGGGCAGGAACATATTCTTTATCTAAATAGGTAAAAGCAGCTTCAGTCATTTTACGATTATTAATAAAGAAAGCGAGTTTTTCTTTAGGTCTTTCTATTTGTTCAATTGGGGGTGAGGCTGTAAATATAGCTATTTGCTTTGCTGTTTTTTCTACTTGGGGGTAAGCAAGCACTTTTTCCAATTCTGTTAAACGAGCATAGCCTTTACCTAAAATATCCTTAATTTCAACCGTAAACTCTTCCTCTCCTTTGACTAACCTTAAAGCACCTGTTTCAGGTATCCAAGTTACCTGCCAATTTAAACTAGCGGCTATGGAACGCAGAGGCACATAAAATTGATCATCCCATTGATAACCAAGGTCTATAAAAAGGTCATTAACATAGATACTGTACTCCGCGGCCAATTCGGCTTGCAAACTTTGATTACTACTTTCAATTTCTTCCCAAACCAATTCTTCATGCCAAGTTATTTCTGATTCACTAGGCTGCTCAAAAGGTTTAAAAAACCAGGCACCAATAATTATTAAACAGACTATTAAAAGTCCCCATTTTTTCATTTCCCTGCCTCCTCAATATGGATAAGTTACCTGATAGAGAAATAACCCTTGAGGAGGCAATGTTGGACCCGCAAATTTGCGCTCCCCTTCAGCCAATAAATCTTTTATTTCCTCTGGTTGGCGTTTACCCTGTCCCACTTCCAAAATAGTGCCAGCCAAAATACGCACCATATTATATAAAAAACCATTTCCGGTTACCCACAGCTTAATTAAAGGGAGATCCTGTTCCAAAGAACAAGCAAAAATTGTACGGGTATAACTTTTGACTGTCGCCCCCTGTGCACAAAAAGCCTTAAAATTATGTTCTCCAACTAAAAACTGGGCAGCTAACTGCATAGCCGTTAAATTTAAAGGAAATGGCACATGATAAGCATAACGCCGCCAAAAGGGACTGCGAAGCGGCTGATTATAAAATTGATAAAGATAGGTTTTGTTTTGAGCCTGAAAAGGGGCCTTAAAATCCGGGGGAACTATTTGAGCATCTAAGACAACTATTGCCGGAGGCAATAGTGTATTTAAAGCTAAAGGTAATTTTTCCACCGGTATTTTAGTACTACTAAAAAAATTAATTACTTGACCTAAGGCATGTACTCCAGCATCTGTCCTACCTGCCCCCATGATCCTTATTTCTTCATTGGTTAAATCGAAAAGAGCCTTTTCCACACTTTCTTGGATAGTAGGTAAACCTGTATCTTTTTGAATTTGGAAACCATGAAATTTAGTACCTTCATAAGCCAAAGTTAATTTAAAATTACGTCTGTTATTCATCTCCAACGACTCCAAATAATGATAATCACAAAAAAAACAAGGATAATAAAGGCTAGATAATCACCAGAATCCATTTGCAATTGTGTCATCCGAGTGCGATTTTTTCCACCTCGATAGCAGCGAGCCTCCATCGCCATAGCTAATTCATCGGCTCGACGAAAAGCACTTAAAAATAAAGGTACCAAAAGTGGAATCAAACTTTTAGCCCGTTTTAAAAGACCACCACTTTCAAAATCAGCACCACGAGCCATTTGAGCCTTCATAATTTTTTCAGTTTCCTCAATTAAAGTAGGTATAAACCTTAAGGCAATGGTCATCATCATGGCTAGTTCATGAGCCATGGGAATAAAGAGTCTCCTCAAGATTTTTTCCAAACCATCAGTTAAAGCAATGGGTGTGGTAGTTAAAGTCAAAAGAGATGTAATAATTACCAAATAGATTAAACGCAAAGCCATGAAAAGACCTTGTTTTAACCCTTGCTGCGTAATTTTTAAAAAACCCCACTGCCAAATTGGCTCTCCTTCAGTCATAAAAACATGTAAACCAAGGGTTAAAAAAATTATAAAGAGAAGAGGCTTAAGTCCTTTAAGAATA contains these protein-coding regions:
- the truA gene encoding tRNA pseudouridine(38-40) synthase TruA; amino-acid sequence: MNNRRNFKLTLAYEGTKFHGFQIQKDTGLPTIQESVEKALFDLTNEEIRIMGAGRTDAGVHALGQVINFFSSTKIPVEKLPLALNTLLPPAIVVLDAQIVPPDFKAPFQAQNKTYLYQFYNQPLRSPFWRRYAYHVPFPLNLTAMQLAAQFLVGEHNFKAFCAQGATVKSYTRTIFACSLEQDLPLIKLWVTGNGFLYNMVRILAGTILEVGQGKRQPEEIKDLLAEGERKFAGPTLPPQGLFLYQVTYPY
- a CDS encoding polysaccharide deacetylase family protein — its product is MKKWGLLIVCLIIIGAWFFKPFEQPSESEITWHEELVWEEIESSNQSLQAELAAEYSIYVNDLFIDLGYQWDDQFYVPLRSIAASLNWQVTWIPETGALRLVKGEEEFTVEIKDILGKGYARLTELEKVLAYPQVEKTAKQIAIFTASPPIEQIERPKEKLAFFINNRKMTEAAFTYLDKEYVPARIFALACDLQFRLDAEKGKVYIEEEEIDPLFVQGRSYASLQELKKFIDSTQLEFEFKKTSSPNELWPLLSKGPEKKVVALTFDDYLSSDVEPLLAILKEHQVSATFFLIGNSLAGNHDLLKTMAAEGHALANHTWDHLNLYTLTTDEIRAQIIAPLLKMEQLGVKPAPFFRPPGGFYNETIIRIAQEAGLKTVLWSLNSFDGDPANSAFLVKDTVCRWVHPGAIVALHTSRPATIQALPGIIKNLRSQGYDFVTLPELWALDRVK
- a CDS encoding energy-coupling factor transporter transmembrane protein EcfT — protein: MLKDITIGQYVPRDSLIHHLDPRTKIICIVLYMLALFMVQNVFGYLITTIFTLSIIFLSRISIGTILKGLKPLLFIIFLTLGLHVFMTEGEPIWQWGFLKITQQGLKQGLFMALRLIYLVIITSLLTLTTTPIALTDGLEKILRRLFIPMAHELAMMMTIALRFIPTLIEETEKIMKAQMARGADFESGGLLKRAKSLIPLLVPLFLSAFRRADELAMAMEARCYRGGKNRTRMTQLQMDSGDYLAFIILVFFVIIIIWSRWR